DNA from Rhinoderma darwinii isolate aRhiDar2 chromosome 6, aRhiDar2.hap1, whole genome shotgun sequence:
caggatgtaactcaggatcagtacaggataagtaatgtaatgtctgtacacagtgactccaccagcagaatagtgagtgcagctctggagtataatacaggatgtaactcaggatcagtacaggataagtaatgtaatgtctgtacacagtgactccaccagcagaatagtgagtgcagctctggagtataatacaggatctcaGAATCAGTACGTTTTTAGGGCAGTCTATTGTTAAGAAGGAAAAACATCTATAGAAAATTCAGAAACTTCTCAGCTGAACATTTACAACACATAGCTGCATGTGGATGAAGAGGACATGGAGCTTTCCTCACCTTCCTAAGTGCTTATCCACATACTCCTGCAGCTCCGCTACCTGCTCCTCCGCCACCATCGCTCTCGCCAGCAGCTGACTCCTCTCCTTCTCCAAATcctcctgggggggggggcaacaataACACATGATGTAAACTGTTTCAACCAGTGCAATATGCGGCAGTGAAACACAGATCCTGGGTGTAATACTCCTGCCCGTCATTACTCTGATAGATGCCAATGAAATGGCTCATGCTCTAGCGGTGGAGTGGCACCTCCCTGCCGTGTTATATATCCGTATATTACAGGGGTACTCTCCGCTAATAGCATTGCTCCAGGATAGAACACAGTACCACATGGCGGCACTCACCTTACGGGTCCGTTATACGTGTGCATGGACGTCAAGGAGGACGATATAACAGGTTTTGGATGACTGGTGGGGACAGAGGATGGCGGGATCTATTTTGCACCTATTAAGATTCCATGCGGTGACCCCTGCATATACCTGGGTGTTGTGGGTGAACTCTCTCAGTTGCTTTCTGATCTCTGCCCAGTTCTCCTCACTCATCTGGCTGCGATGTCTGCAGAACAAAGGGAGACACGTCACATCATATGTAGGGATGCCCCTCCGCTCAGGGAGAGGGTCACATGTCCCGTTTCCCAAACCTATAATTTTTTTGATAGTTCCCTTAGCTGTTAGATGTACTatagcttaaagggattgtccatatGGATGTAATAGAGAGCACCCTGGGTGCTGGAAAGAGCATctcaagtggacaacccctttaaggggttttctGAAGCTGTCACGCGGCTTCTCCGCAGTTATAGACCCCCTTTAATTTCCCCTCCCCCTCTTACTTACTGTTGATTGGAACCTGCATTGTCATTTATTCTTCTCTGCATTGTAAAAGAGAGAACAATGAATCATTATAATAATTACAGGTAACTCCACCCCCCGCGATTCATCATCTAACGCACCGACCTTCTCCTTCAGATCCTGGATCTGTGATTCCAGCCGCGCCTTGTCCTCTCTCAGTCGGTTTAACTCCAGGGTGGATTGGGACTGTAGATCAGGGTCAGTGATAGAGAAATGATGTTCAGGGGGGCCAGGGTCAACGTCATTGTTCCCCAGAGCCATGATCTGCTCCCTCTGCATGCTGGAAAGTGATAGGAAATACATCATCACACTGTGTAATTGTGAACAATAGGGCTCCAGCGTGGGACTACAACCCCCATAATGCCATGGATAACCATTTTGGGCATACTTGGAGTGGGGAAAGATAAGCTATCTCGGGGAAGTAGACAATGGTGCCAGATTCAGGGACCATACTGGGCCCCGCTGGGATTTCTGCCCAGGGCCACATTTCAGTCTCATTTGTTGGATGTCGTCATGTTCAGAGCTGTTACCGATAAGCAATCATTAGACTCTCATGTTTCCGGATGAGGTTCTGCATCCTTTTCTTGTACTGCCGCGCCGCCGTCGCCAGCTGCTCCTCCCTAGACCGGTGAGAAGCTTTGATGTCGCTGAGCATGCTGTCCACATAATGCTTCATGCGAGCTGGGTCCATTTTACCTCCTGTTCCATTTCTCAAATTCCCATCCACATAATCCTACAAGGGGGAGTTAGGGAAATCAAAGTAAAATGATTATCATCCATCATTTTCCCACATACCACTATCAACGCACACTCCATCATCCCATTATCATCCTGTAACCCACCGTAATCCCACATCTCACCATCATCCCACATCCTATCGTCATCACCACATCATCACGCATCCCACCATCAACCCATTATCATCCTACAACCCACCGTAATCCCACATCTCACCATCATCCTATAACCCACCATCAACCCACATCCTATTGTCCTCCCAAAATCATCCCACATCCCAATATTTCATTGTCATCCTACAACCCACCGTAATCCAATATCTAAACATTATCCTGAATCTCCCACCTCCATCCCACAACCACCATGATCCTTCATCACCAACATCCTATAACCCACCATCATCCCATCATCATCCCACATCTCACCATCCTAAAACCGACCATcatcccatcatcatcatcaccaccacacaTCCCATCAAATTCATCCCACTATCATCCTAAAACCTAATGTAATCCCACATCTCACCATCATCCTATAACCCACCATCATCCCACATTTTATCGTCATTTCATCATCATCCTACATTCCAACATTTCATTGTCATCCTACAACCCCCCGTAATAGCACATCTAAACATTATCCTGAATCTCCTTCCTCCATTCCACATCCCACCATAATCCTACATCACCAACATCCTATAACCCACCATCATCCATCATCATCCCACATCTCACCATCCTATAACCCACCATCATCCCATCATCTTCCCACATCTCACCATCCTATAACCCACAATcatcccatcatcatcatcacacatcCCACCAAATTCAATTCATCCCACTATCATCCTAAAACCTATTGTAATCCCACATCGCACCATCATCCTATAACCCACCATCATCCCACATTTTATGCTCATCATATCATCAACCCACATTCCACCATCAACCAACATCCCACCATCATCCTACATCATCCTTCATCCCAACATCATCCTACATCCCACCATCATCCCACATCCACCATCATCCTACACCCACCATCATCCTACATCCCACCATCATCCTACATCCCACCATCATCCTACACCCACCATCATCCTACACCCACCATCATCCTACATCCCACCATCATCCTACATCCCACCATCATCCTACATCCCACCATCATCCTACACCCACCATCATCCTACACCCACCATCATCCTACATCCCACCATCATCCTACATCCCACCATCATCCTACATCCCACCATCATCCTACACCCACCATCATCCTACACCCACCATCATCCTACATCCCACCATCATCCTACATCCCACCATCATCCTACATCCCACCATCATCCTACATCCCACCATCATCCTACACCCACCATCATCCTTCATCCCAACATCATCCTACATCCCACCATCATCCTACATCCCACCATCATCCTACACCCACCATCATCCTACATCCCACCATCATCCTACATCCCACCATCATCCTACATCCACCATCATCCTTCATCCCACCATCATCCTACATCCCACCATCATCCTTCATCCCAACATCATCCTACATCCCACCATCATCCTACACCCACCATCATCCTACATCCCAACATCATCCTACATCCCACCATCATCCTTCATCCACCATCATCCTACATCCCACCATCATCCTTCATCCCACCATCATCCTACATCCCACCATTATCCTACATCCCACCATCATCCTACATCCACCTTCATCCCAACATCATCCTACATCCCACCATCATCCTACATCCACCATCATCCTACATCCACCATCATCCTACATCCCACCATCATCCTACATCCCACCATCATCCTATATCCCACCATCATCCTTCATCCCAACATCATCCTACATCCCACCATCATCCCACACCCACCATCATCCTACATCCCACCATCATCCTACACCCACCATCATCCTACATCCCACCATCATCCTACATCCCACCATCATCCTACACCCACCATCATCCTACATCCACCTTCATCCCACCATCATCCTACATCCCAATATCATCCTACATCCCACCATCATCCTACATCCCACCATCATCCTACATCCCACCATCATCCTACACCCACCATCATCCTACATCCCACCATCATCCTACATCCCACCATCATCCTACATCCACCATCATCCTTCATCCCACCATCATCGTACATCCCACCATCATCCTTCATCCCAACATCATCCTACATCCCACCATCCTACACCCACCATCATCCTACATCCCAACATCATCCTACATCCCACCATCATCCTTCATCCACCATCATCCTACATCCCACCATCATCCTACATCCCACCATCATCCTACATCCCACCATCATCCTTCATCCCACCATCATCCTACATCCCACCATTATCCTACATCCCACCATCATCCTACATCCCACCATCATCCTACACCCACCATCATCCTACATCCACCATCATCCTTCATCCCAACATCATCCTACATCCCACCATCATCCTACATCCCACCATCATCCTACACCCACCATCATCCTACATCCCACCATCATCCTACATCCCACCATCATCCTACATCCACCATCATCCTTCATCCCACCATCATCCTACATCCCACCATCATCCTTCATCCCAACATCATCCTACATCCCACCATCATCCTACACCCACCATCATCCTACATCCCAACATCATCCTACATCCCACCATCATCCTTCATCCACCATCATCCTACATCCCACCATCATCCTTCATCCCACCATCATCCTACATCCCACCATTATCCTACATCCCACCATCATCCTACATCCACCTTCATCCCAACATCATCCTACATCCCACCATCATCCTACATCCACCATCATCCTACATCCACCATCATCCTACATCCCACCATCATCCTACATCCCACCATCATCCTATATCCCACCATCATCCTTCATCCCAACATCATCCTACATCCCACCATCATCCCACACCCACCATCATCCTACATCCCACCATCATCCTACACCCACCATCATCCTACATCCCACCATCATCCTACATCCCACCATCATCCTACACCCACCATCATCCTACATCCACCTTCATCCCACCATCATCCTACATCCCAATATCATCCTACATCCCACCATCATCCTACATCCCACCATCATCCTACATCCCACCATCATCCTACACCCACCATCATCCTACATCCCACCATCATCCTACATCCCACCATCATCCTACATCCACCATCATCCTTCATCCCACCATCATCCTACATCCCACCATCATCCTTCATCCCAACATCATCCTACATCCCACCATCCTACACCCACCATCATCCTACATCCCAACATCATCCTACATCCCACCATCATCCTTCATCCACCATCATCCTACATCCCACCATCATCCTACATCCCACCATCATCCTACATCCCACCATCATCCTTCATCCCACCATCATCCTACATCCCACCATTATCCTACATCCCACCATCATCCTACATCCACCTTCATCCCAACATCATCCTACATCCCACCATCATCCTACATCCACCATCAACCAACATCCACCATCATCCTACACCCACCATCATCCTACATCCCACCATCATCCTACATCCCACCATCATCCTTCATCCCAACATCATCCCACATCCACCATCATCCTACACCCACCATCATCCTACATCCCACCATCATCCTACACCCACCATCATCCTACACCCACCATCATCCTACATCCCACCATCATCCTACATCCCACCATCATCCTACATCCCACCATCATCCTACACCCACCATCATCCTACATCCCACCATCATCCTACATCCCACCATCATCCTACATCCACCTTCATCCCACCATCATCCTACATCCCACCATCATCCTTCATCCCACCATCATCCTACATCCCACCATCATCCTACATCCCACCATCATCCTACACCCACCATCATCCTACATCCCACCATCATCCTACATCCCACCATCATCCTACATCCACCATCATCCTTCATCCCACCATCATCCTACATCCCACCATCATCCTTCATCCCAACATCATCCTACATCCCACCATCCTACACCCACCATCATCCTACATCCCAACATCTTCCTACATCCCACCATCATCCTACATCCCACCATCATCCTATATTGTCTCCTTCATCCCGCCATAATCTCACAACCCCACCACCATCCAACACTTATGAGCAGCTCTAGTATAAGAACCCCTTACAGCAAGATCCTGGATATAGCGGTTGAGGCGCGAGCGATATTCCTCATTGAGCTCCTTCAGCTGCATCTGGAGACGTGAATTTTCAGCTTCAATTTCCTTCAACTGACCCTGAGATGTCAAGAGAACCTGAGGAAGAGACATACTATATTCATACCCTGTCTCCTCGGTGTAACACAATGTAAACTTCTGTATAAAACATGTCCAGGGACCATTTCCATTGATGTTTATGTTCACATTATTTGGCCCGATCCAAAAAATATCTTCAAAATCCAATACTTTGGGTATCGGAGAAGCATATTTTCCAGATTACTGGACTGATATTAATCAACCAAACCCAATACAAAGGCGAAAACAAGTTATATTGGTACCTCAGAGCCGGCACTCACCGCAGACTGTTCCGCCATCTTGTGTTGAGTGTTGCGAATGGCTCTTTTAGCTTCTTGGAGCTCCTTGCCCATGGCGATCCTGAGGTTAGACATAACATATGAGACAGACGTCTTCTGGCGGATTGTACGGATCTTGACGTGAACGTCAGTAGAACTTACACTCGCTCCTCTAACTTCTGCTGCTGGgtgttgtggatcttcttcatgcTCTCAATTTCTTCCTTGATTTCATCCTGGTTCCCGAGAAGCTGCAAAGACACAAATGTCCAAGTGTTAAAGATGTAGAGACAGAGGAAGAACGCCCCAGCCGACAGCTAACATGGACGTTGTCAGAAATGGCGTAGAAAAAAATAACAGCAATTATGACCAAAGGTGAAGTCACAACTTACGTTTCTTTCCAGTTTTTTCCGCTCATGCTCCGAGGCGACCAGTTCTTCAGGCTGAAAAAGCATAATTTTTATAATTACTTTTCTCTGCTCGCTGCTCACAAAGTCTCCTcctgcgatcagctgtgatctgtaccgaaacctggcagtaagtgttcagtttccctgcagcgccaccacaggggaaatgaagcattacaccgtgtccattcatatcaatgtgttgtctgtgcaatgcggacaggacaggtcctccagagacgctctatgtaaccgctatcCACTCTGGTCTAGAGATCAGGTTCCTGAACAGAGGACTGCCCCTCTATTATCccggaattccctaatagggtgtatgaccaTGGGTTTTCTCAactagacaaaccctttaagtttAAATTTGAAACAAATTTTACTTGTGATACTTTCTACAAACCCTTCTCAGTTTAAAGGGGGTGTCTCACTACAAGAGCCCCTGTTAGGACATATGaactgtagcagctgctacaatCAGATTTGGTATATAATAGAAAAAGAGCTCTTCCGGAGTAATTTAGTTAGACGTGGAATTCGTATGGTCAAAAAGATTGATTTAAAGGGGATGTCGCATCACAATCAACCCTTAATATGATCGCCGCCAAGACCCGGACAAACAGCAGATTTTGCCTAGATGGGATCAGCTATGCATTTTGCCTGCAgtggccaccacaggtgaaatgtggtattacacggAGGCCAATCAGATGaataatgtaatacatggacggcgTCTATTACTTCCATCTGCCCTGATTGGACATCTGGATGGCGGTTATCCTGATGGATCAACCCATTTAAGCAGCAAAAAAGTTCTACATGTCAACCGTTTATcagacagaaaaaacacatttaggtggaaagcccctttaagctAGAGCAGAGAGGTGACTATTATCATTGCTATTACATTATAGGCAATAAAGCGAATGTGACCCAAGTACCTTGATCTTACGCGCTGACAGGCGGTTGACCATGTTTCGCACCCTGTCCAGTTCTGCTGTGGCCTCGTTGACCAGAGCTCGAGACTGCGTGTAGGTGTCATTTTGCTCTCGGTTGACCAGATTGAGAAGTTCCATGCTCAACTCATCGTTCTTGGTAACCTGTCAGGAGAGGATGCAGAGGAGTGAGGACATTAGCAGAAAAATCCAAACATATGGAAGATCTGGGAGATAATTGCTATGAAGGTCGTTGAACTAAAAGGTCattagattatagaaaaaaaatgaagcgATGCCTTGGAACGTTATTCCATGAGGTCCCAGAGATATATCTATTTAACCTTTCCTGGATTATTGAGCCTATAGCTCTGTTCATCCTGATAGTACTGGTTCACGAATAGAATCCCAAAACTACAGTTCAAACTGACACAGCAGCAGAGCAGTAAGGAGCAGGGGGGTGCACTATAACTTGTGGACTGATTGTAGGCATAGTCCTCCTCACCTCACGCTCATGCTCTTTGCTCAGAGCCAGGTAATTACTCTTCAAAACAATGTACTCATCAGCCAACTCTTTACGGTTCATTTCCACAGATCGGAGACGTTCCTTCGACGCCTCATGCTCTCCGGTTAACTTCTCCTTATGAAGCTCCACGGTCATCAG
Protein-coding regions in this window:
- the CCDC78 gene encoding coiled-coil domain-containing protein 78 isoform X2, which encodes MGKLAGSKTDLSSRLVLSEEEKLKISKELIELQIETNKIREHYEEETFELKNTVLALENRLMTVELHKEKLTGEHEASKERLRSVEMNRKELADEYIVLKSNYLALSKEHEREVTKNDELSMELLNLVNREQNDTYTQSRALVNEATAELDRVRNMVNRLSARKIKPEELVASEHERKKLERNLLGNQDEIKEEIESMKKIHNTQQQKLEERVIAMGKELQEAKRAIRNTQHKMAEQSAVLLTSQGQLKEIEAENSRLQMQLKELNEEYRSRLNRYIQDLADYVDGNLRNGTGGKMDPARMKHYVDSMLSDIKASHRSREEQLATAARQYKKRMQNLIRKHESLMIAYRMQREQIMALGNNDVDPGPPEHHFSITDPDLQSQSTLELNRLREDKARLESQIQDLKEKRRINDNAGSNQQHRSQMSEENWAEIRKQLREFTHNTQEDLEKERSQLLARAMVAEEQVAELQEYVDKHLGRYKQEIMRLRKLLGNDGQRAFSADAPQSLLIRASRRSSHEM
- the CCDC78 gene encoding coiled-coil domain-containing protein 78 isoform X1; translation: MDSSEDRDFSLKEQVRQLSNENVQLLDRNERLYAKLTELQDKMGKLAGSKTDLSSRLVLSEEEKLKISKELIELQIETNKIREHYEEETFELKNTVLALENRLMTVELHKEKLTGEHEASKERLRSVEMNRKELADEYIVLKSNYLALSKEHEREVTKNDELSMELLNLVNREQNDTYTQSRALVNEATAELDRVRNMVNRLSARKIKPEELVASEHERKKLERNLLGNQDEIKEEIESMKKIHNTQQQKLEERVIAMGKELQEAKRAIRNTQHKMAEQSAVLLTSQGQLKEIEAENSRLQMQLKELNEEYRSRLNRYIQDLADYVDGNLRNGTGGKMDPARMKHYVDSMLSDIKASHRSREEQLATAARQYKKRMQNLIRKHESLMIAYRMQREQIMALGNNDVDPGPPEHHFSITDPDLQSQSTLELNRLREDKARLESQIQDLKEKRRINDNAGSNQQHRSQMSEENWAEIRKQLREFTHNTQEDLEKERSQLLARAMVAEEQVAELQEYVDKHLGRYKQEIMRLRKLLGNDGQRAFSADAPQSLLIRASRRSSHEM